A genomic segment from Halomonas sp. TA22 encodes:
- a CDS encoding tetratricopeptide repeat protein: protein MPIVDPRSGAPLTAPESAQPAPQGGGDPASLIVDIDMNNFQQIVLEGSMHTPVVLDCWAPWCEPCKNLMPVLEKLAREYNGAFILAKLDIEAYPQIASQLGIRSVPDVKLIMQGQLFDQFNGALPEKQIREWLSQHLQPPADIPASPEEQAEAALAAGDAATARAIYEQLVQANPSQVDYQIDLAGALLAQGNTSDAKALLDNLPPEDRDAPKARGVRARLEFGEEAPSPEELAALEGRDDSEAQFKRAMRLVADGDYEAGLDMLLAVMKADRAYGEDAARKTLLRVFDALGADHPLTVSYRRRLFALMY from the coding sequence ATGCCCATTGTCGATCCACGCAGCGGCGCTCCGCTGACCGCTCCCGAAAGCGCCCAACCCGCTCCCCAAGGGGGCGGCGACCCCGCCAGCCTCATCGTCGATATCGACATGAACAATTTCCAGCAGATCGTGCTGGAGGGCTCGATGCATACGCCTGTGGTGCTGGACTGCTGGGCGCCTTGGTGCGAACCCTGCAAGAACCTGATGCCGGTACTCGAGAAGCTCGCCCGCGAATACAATGGCGCCTTCATCCTCGCCAAGCTCGATATCGAGGCGTATCCGCAGATCGCCTCACAGCTCGGCATCCGCTCGGTGCCCGACGTCAAGTTGATCATGCAGGGGCAGCTGTTCGATCAATTCAACGGCGCCCTGCCCGAAAAGCAGATTCGCGAATGGCTCTCCCAACATCTGCAGCCTCCCGCCGATATCCCGGCAAGCCCGGAGGAGCAGGCCGAAGCGGCACTGGCGGCCGGCGACGCCGCCACCGCCCGCGCCATCTACGAGCAACTGGTCCAGGCCAATCCTTCCCAGGTCGACTACCAGATCGATCTGGCCGGCGCGCTACTCGCGCAGGGCAATACATCGGACGCCAAGGCGTTGCTCGACAACCTGCCTCCCGAAGATCGCGACGCCCCCAAGGCGCGTGGCGTGCGGGCACGCCTGGAGTTCGGAGAGGAGGCGCCCTCCCCAGAAGAGCTTGCCGCGCTGGAAGGTCGAGACGACAGCGAAGCGCAGTTCAAGCGCGCCATGCGCCTTGTCGCCGATGGCGACTACGAGGCGGGTCTCGACATGCTGCTTGCGGTGATGAAAGCCGATCGTGCCTACGGCGAGGACGCCGCTCGCAAGACACTGCTGCGCGTGTTCGACGCCCTGGGTGCCGACCATCCCCTGACCGTCAGCTATCGACGTCGGCTCTTCGCCCTCATGTACTGA
- a CDS encoding MalY/PatB family protein — translation MRFDFATPIERRHPVADNRSAWPSQKWHRYGDDVLPLWVADMDFLSPPAVIEALQRRVEHGVFGYGRVPDSLREALCHWSAEHYGWAIEPEWQLWVPGVVPALHLASLALTQPGEGVLSVTPIYPPFLQVARRTGRLPQTAALAEPDEEGGSWRLDLAALEAAITPETRLLLWCHPHNPTGRVWSEAELAGLAELVERHDLLIVSDELHCDLLLDEEAWHLPLAKTFPALASRIITLWAPSKTFNLAGLSSACAVISDADLRQRFAEACRGLQPDVNVLGLVAAEVAYREGEPWRCELIEVLRGHRNTLIEHIARWPGVSMSEPQATYLAWLDLREAGLGESPQQVLLERTGVALSDGADFGRSGFARLNFGTTAHQLKEALTRLDRVLRE, via the coding sequence ATGCGCTTCGATTTTGCCACGCCCATTGAGCGACGACATCCCGTTGCCGATAATCGTTCCGCTTGGCCATCCCAGAAGTGGCACCGCTACGGTGACGATGTGCTGCCATTGTGGGTGGCCGACATGGATTTTCTCTCGCCGCCTGCGGTGATAGAGGCGCTTCAGCGGCGAGTCGAACATGGCGTCTTCGGTTATGGCCGGGTCCCCGATTCTCTGCGCGAGGCCCTGTGCCATTGGAGTGCCGAGCATTATGGCTGGGCCATCGAACCCGAGTGGCAGCTCTGGGTGCCGGGCGTGGTGCCGGCCTTGCATCTGGCGAGTCTTGCCCTTACTCAGCCCGGCGAGGGCGTGCTCAGCGTCACCCCGATCTATCCCCCTTTTCTGCAGGTTGCACGGCGTACCGGACGGCTGCCCCAGACTGCCGCGCTGGCCGAGCCCGACGAGGAAGGGGGATCTTGGCGGCTGGATCTCGCGGCCCTGGAGGCGGCCATCACCCCCGAAACCCGGCTGCTGCTGTGGTGCCATCCACACAACCCCACCGGGCGCGTATGGAGTGAAGCGGAGCTGGCCGGCCTGGCGGAGCTTGTCGAGCGTCACGATCTGCTGATCGTTTCCGACGAATTGCATTGCGACCTGCTGCTGGATGAAGAAGCATGGCACCTGCCGCTGGCCAAGACCTTCCCGGCGCTGGCTTCGCGGATCATCACGCTGTGGGCTCCCTCCAAGACATTCAATCTGGCGGGCCTATCCAGTGCCTGTGCGGTGATCTCCGATGCCGACCTGCGCCAGCGCTTCGCCGAGGCGTGTCGTGGGTTGCAGCCCGATGTGAACGTACTGGGCCTGGTCGCCGCGGAAGTCGCCTATCGCGAGGGTGAGCCTTGGCGGTGCGAACTGATTGAGGTGCTGCGTGGGCATCGCAATACGCTGATCGAGCATATCGCGCGCTGGCCCGGCGTGAGCATGAGCGAGCCCCAGGCGACCTATCTGGCCTGGCTCGACCTGCGTGAGGCAGGGCTTGGGGAGTCGCCCCAGCAGGTACTGCTGGAGCGGACCGGGGTCGCACTCTCTGATGGAGCCGATTTCGGCCGATCGGGATTTGCGCGGCTCAATTTCGGCACCACCGCCCATCAGCTGAAAGAGGCGCTAACGCGCCTCGATCGGGTACTGCGGGAGTAG
- the ybaK gene encoding Cys-tRNA(Pro) deacylase, with the protein MTPAIRTLERSGVSYFLKEYPHDARAPAYGLEAAEALGLAPGSVFKTLLARLDGDRFVVAIVSVDRQLDLKALARAAGARKVAMADPADAERVTGYVVGGISPLGQKRRLPTFLDERAQRLALVHISGGRRGLEIGLSHDDLVRLTQAKVADISR; encoded by the coding sequence GTGACACCGGCAATTCGTACCCTGGAGCGGAGTGGCGTAAGCTACTTCCTGAAGGAGTATCCGCACGACGCTCGCGCCCCCGCCTATGGCCTGGAGGCCGCCGAGGCGCTGGGGCTCGCGCCAGGCAGCGTCTTCAAGACGCTGTTGGCGCGCCTCGACGGCGACCGGTTCGTGGTGGCCATCGTCTCGGTCGACCGTCAGCTCGACCTCAAGGCACTGGCGCGTGCCGCGGGAGCCCGAAAGGTCGCCATGGCCGACCCTGCAGATGCCGAGCGTGTCACCGGCTATGTGGTAGGCGGCATCAGTCCGCTGGGCCAGAAGCGTCGGCTACCGACCTTTCTCGACGAGCGGGCACAGCGGCTTGCCCTGGTGCACATCAGCGGGGGGCGGCGCGGCCTGGAGATCGGCTTGTCGCATGACGATCTCGTGCGCCTGACTCAGGCCAAGGTAGCGGATATCTCGCGCTGA
- a CDS encoding thioesterase family protein, which yields MYTHHLDPAFSDTDALGHINNTHLPVWFEQARTDIFRLFTPDLDPRQWRLILARYDVEFRAELYYGQHVEIRTYLTRLGTSSFTVTQEAWQNHTLAAFGNTVMVHYDHAGKRAMAIEGELRQALEAHLQSSAKTAT from the coding sequence ATGTACACACATCACCTTGATCCCGCCTTCTCCGACACCGATGCGCTGGGGCATATCAACAATACCCATCTGCCGGTCTGGTTCGAACAGGCACGTACCGATATCTTTCGGCTGTTCACCCCCGACCTGGACCCGCGCCAGTGGCGGCTGATCCTGGCACGCTACGATGTCGAATTCCGGGCCGAACTCTACTATGGCCAGCACGTCGAGATTCGCACTTACCTCACCCGCCTGGGCACGAGCTCCTTCACGGTGACCCAGGAGGCGTGGCAGAACCACACGCTGGCCGCCTTCGGCAACACGGTAATGGTGCACTATGACCATGCCGGCAAGCGCGCCATGGCCATCGAGGGTGAGCTGCGCCAAGCGCTCGAGGCGCATCTGCAGAGCTCTGCCAAGACCGCCACGTGA
- a CDS encoding TIGR00730 family Rossman fold protein — MANICVYLGSREGRGEQYRNATETLGREIARRGHGLVYGGARIGLMGALADAVMAEGGEVIGVMPEHLVEREQAHLGLTQLIKVANMHERKASMAAHADAFIALPGGIGTLEELFEVWTWQYLELHAKPIGVLDTGGFYSPLLGFLDNVVEQGFLASRTRANLLSATEPGALLDLLEQQLSAQ, encoded by the coding sequence ATGGCTAATATCTGTGTCTATCTAGGGTCCCGGGAGGGACGTGGAGAGCAATACCGCAACGCCACCGAGACGCTCGGGCGCGAGATCGCGCGGCGTGGTCACGGCCTCGTCTATGGCGGTGCCCGTATCGGTCTGATGGGCGCCTTGGCCGATGCGGTCATGGCCGAGGGTGGTGAAGTGATCGGCGTGATGCCGGAACATCTGGTCGAGCGGGAACAGGCCCACCTTGGGCTGACCCAGCTGATCAAGGTGGCCAACATGCACGAGCGCAAGGCCAGCATGGCAGCACACGCCGATGCCTTCATCGCCCTGCCCGGCGGTATCGGCACCCTTGAGGAGCTGTTCGAAGTGTGGACCTGGCAGTATCTCGAACTGCACGCCAAGCCGATTGGCGTGCTCGATACCGGCGGCTTCTACTCTCCCCTGCTAGGCTTTCTCGACAACGTGGTCGAACAGGGCTTTCTTGCCTCGCGGACGCGTGCCAACCTGCTGTCCGCCACCGAGCCCGGCGCCCTGCTGGATCTCCTGGAACAGCAGCTCTCGGCTCAATGA
- a CDS encoding alpha/beta fold hydrolase yields MAASPSPDDMPHPRNPQPELHHVALPYGAVHLTRFRPAGTSRGSVLCWHGAIESGRIFHSRSGKGLAPWLASRGYEVFVANQRGRGEAPPTPARGIALDQTDVIVDEIPAAIRACLALSGSPWLHLVTHSWGGVLTASSLARFTELRDLVTSQSFFGTKRSVCSWTLQRLLYVDLIWKGVAPIARGVCGYLPARALRWGSDDEYAGSHRQGVNWVRPRPWVDARDGFEYTTALAEGGLPPTLHLAGQNDRALGHPDDVARFAAECGPHEQRLVLLGRQQGFSRDYGHLDMLTHPQAMAEVFPLVEAWMEESQRNKPQAEEGTQR; encoded by the coding sequence ATGGCCGCAAGCCCCTCCCCAGATGACATGCCGCACCCACGCAACCCGCAACCCGAGCTGCATCACGTGGCATTGCCTTACGGCGCCGTGCATCTGACGCGCTTTCGCCCTGCCGGAACCAGCCGCGGCAGCGTGCTGTGCTGGCACGGCGCAATCGAGTCCGGGCGTATCTTCCATAGCCGCTCCGGAAAGGGGCTCGCCCCCTGGCTGGCATCACGTGGCTATGAGGTCTTCGTAGCCAATCAGCGGGGGCGCGGCGAGGCCCCGCCAACACCGGCACGCGGCATCGCACTCGACCAGACCGACGTCATCGTCGACGAGATTCCCGCCGCCATTCGTGCCTGCCTGGCGCTTTCGGGAAGCCCCTGGCTGCATCTGGTCACACACTCTTGGGGGGGCGTGCTGACCGCCTCGAGCCTGGCCCGCTTTACCGAATTGCGCGATCTCGTCACCTCGCAGAGCTTCTTCGGCACCAAGCGCAGCGTGTGCAGTTGGACGCTGCAGCGGTTGCTCTACGTCGATCTGATCTGGAAGGGAGTGGCACCGATTGCGCGTGGGGTGTGTGGCTACCTGCCAGCACGGGCGCTACGCTGGGGCAGCGACGACGAGTATGCCGGCAGCCATCGCCAGGGGGTCAATTGGGTGCGTCCCAGGCCTTGGGTCGATGCCCGTGACGGTTTCGAATACACCACCGCCCTGGCCGAAGGTGGATTGCCGCCCACACTGCATTTGGCGGGCCAGAACGATCGCGCACTTGGCCATCCGGATGACGTGGCACGCTTTGCCGCAGAGTGCGGCCCGCATGAGCAACGCCTCGTACTGCTGGGACGCCAGCAGGGCTTTTCTCGCGACTATGGCCATCTGGACATGCTGACCCACCCACAAGCCATGGCGGAAGTCTTTCCCCTGGTCGAGGCGTGGATGGAGGAGTCGCAGCGTAACAAGCCGCAGGCGGAAGAGGGAACGCAACGCTAA
- a CDS encoding DUF501 domain-containing protein, with protein MVIQTNNTPDERQLAIITQQLGRAPRGIQALAATDGQGTPLVLRMESIVDGHPFPTLFWLCSERLKIELSHIEARGVIKQLEARLQEEPEFLAAYHRSHEDYVALRWKYMPAATQREAQRLGYRQLLSERGIGGIANWDQVRCLHTQYAHHLCGDNVIGQWLDEEYGIADMLA; from the coding sequence ATGGTGATCCAGACCAATAACACTCCCGATGAGCGTCAACTGGCGATCATCACCCAGCAACTGGGCCGCGCCCCGCGCGGCATACAGGCCCTGGCGGCCACCGATGGGCAGGGTACGCCACTGGTCCTGCGCATGGAGTCCATCGTCGATGGTCACCCCTTCCCGACGCTGTTCTGGCTCTGCTCGGAGCGCCTCAAGATCGAGCTCTCGCACATCGAGGCGCGCGGCGTGATCAAGCAGCTCGAGGCGCGCCTGCAGGAGGAGCCCGAGTTTCTGGCTGCCTATCATCGCAGCCACGAGGACTACGTGGCGCTGCGCTGGAAGTATATGCCTGCCGCCACGCAACGCGAGGCGCAGCGCCTGGGTTATCGCCAGCTACTGAGCGAGCGTGGCATTGGCGGGATCGCCAACTGGGACCAGGTGCGTTGCCTGCATACTCAGTACGCCCATCATCTTTGCGGTGACAATGTCATTGGCCAGTGGCTGGACGAGGAGTATGGCATCGCCGACATGCTGGCCTGA
- a CDS encoding NADP(H)-dependent aldo-keto reductase, whose product MQIRPLGDTGIDVSRLCLGTMTFGEQNSEAEAHEQLDRAVAFGINFIDTAEMYPVPPKVETQGRTEAYIGSWLKQRGARDDVILATKAAGPGMEHIRGGPRLTREHLQQAIDASLTRLNTDYIDLYQLHWPDRNTNFFGKLGYAPDDDEDATPLEETLSALKELVASGKIRAIGLSNETPWGVMRCLQLADSLGVPRVASVQNPYSLLNRSFEVGLAEIAHRERVGLLAYSPLGFGVLSGKYLDGAWPPKGRLTLYERFKRYTSDIAEQATRAYVQVAREHELDPAQMALAYVNSRPFLTSTIIGATTMEQLEANLRSDSLRLDQEVLDAIEAIHKRLPNPCP is encoded by the coding sequence ATGCAGATTCGACCCCTCGGCGACACCGGCATCGATGTTAGTCGGCTATGCCTTGGCACCATGACCTTCGGTGAGCAGAACAGCGAGGCCGAAGCCCATGAACAGCTCGACCGCGCCGTAGCCTTCGGCATCAACTTCATCGATACCGCCGAGATGTATCCCGTGCCGCCCAAGGTGGAGACTCAGGGGCGCACCGAGGCCTATATCGGCAGCTGGCTGAAGCAGCGTGGCGCACGCGATGACGTCATCCTGGCGACCAAGGCTGCAGGCCCAGGCATGGAGCATATCCGCGGCGGCCCGCGCCTGACTCGCGAACACCTACAGCAGGCCATCGACGCCAGCCTGACCCGGCTCAACACTGACTATATCGACCTCTACCAACTGCACTGGCCCGACCGCAATACCAACTTCTTCGGCAAGCTCGGCTATGCCCCCGATGATGACGAGGATGCCACCCCGTTGGAGGAGACGCTCTCGGCACTCAAGGAGCTGGTGGCGTCGGGCAAGATCCGCGCCATCGGCCTCTCCAACGAAACGCCCTGGGGCGTGATGCGCTGCCTGCAGCTTGCCGACAGTCTGGGGGTGCCACGGGTTGCCAGCGTGCAGAATCCCTATAGCCTCCTCAATCGCAGCTTCGAAGTGGGCCTGGCCGAGATCGCTCATCGCGAGAGAGTCGGTTTGCTCGCTTACTCACCGCTCGGCTTTGGCGTGCTCTCCGGCAAGTATCTTGATGGCGCATGGCCGCCCAAGGGGCGCCTGACGCTCTACGAGCGCTTCAAGCGCTACACCTCCGATATCGCCGAGCAGGCCACTCGCGCCTATGTCCAGGTGGCGCGCGAGCATGAGCTGGACCCTGCCCAGATGGCACTGGCCTATGTCAACTCTCGCCCCTTCTTGACCAGCACCATCATTGGCGCAACCACCATGGAGCAGCTCGAAGCCAACCTGCGCAGCGATTCGCTGCGCCTCGACCAGGAGGTACTGGACGCCATCGAAGCCATCCACAAACGCCTGCCCAACCCCTGCCCCTGA
- a CDS encoding NAD(P)H-quinone oxidoreductase, with the protein MHAIAIEEDQRLSWCEQPAPGPLQDDEVRLRVVWAGMNRADLMQRAGQYPPPPGASTILGLEVSGIVSEYGPAVQGLQRGDRVCALLAGGGYAEEVVVSHHQVLPIPRGMELREAAALPEVFATAWLNLFMEGALKPGERVLLHAGASGVGTAAIQLCRAFGHPCFVTAGNEEKLDACRTLGADGAWNRHQGSFVEAVKAWGGADMILDPVGASYLADNQQVLNADGRLVLIGLMGGRTAELDLGRMLMKRQRLIGSTLRAKPAHAKGEILTALRTHVWPLLERDEVMPIIDRHYPVERAEQAMEYLASDASLGKVLLSVGQEG; encoded by the coding sequence ATGCACGCCATTGCCATCGAAGAGGACCAACGGCTCAGCTGGTGTGAGCAGCCAGCCCCAGGACCGCTGCAGGATGATGAGGTGCGCCTGCGGGTGGTCTGGGCGGGCATGAACCGTGCCGATCTCATGCAGCGTGCCGGACAGTATCCACCGCCGCCCGGCGCCTCCACCATCCTTGGCCTCGAGGTCAGCGGCATCGTCAGCGAATACGGCCCTGCGGTGCAGGGACTTCAGCGCGGTGATAGAGTCTGTGCGCTGCTGGCCGGCGGCGGCTATGCCGAGGAGGTCGTCGTCTCCCATCATCAGGTGCTGCCCATTCCTCGGGGAATGGAGCTGCGCGAGGCCGCCGCCCTGCCCGAAGTATTCGCCACCGCCTGGCTCAACCTATTCATGGAGGGCGCCCTCAAGCCAGGGGAGCGTGTCCTGCTGCATGCCGGTGCCAGTGGCGTAGGCACGGCAGCGATCCAGCTATGTCGGGCGTTCGGTCACCCCTGCTTCGTGACCGCCGGCAATGAAGAGAAGCTCGATGCCTGCCGTACGCTGGGTGCCGATGGTGCCTGGAATCGGCACCAGGGAAGCTTTGTCGAGGCGGTCAAGGCGTGGGGCGGTGCGGATATGATCCTCGACCCAGTGGGAGCCAGTTATCTCGCTGACAACCAGCAGGTACTCAACGCCGATGGCCGACTGGTATTGATCGGCTTGATGGGAGGGAGAACGGCGGAACTCGACCTGGGACGCATGCTGATGAAGCGTCAACGCCTCATCGGCTCCACCTTGCGTGCCAAGCCAGCGCACGCCAAGGGCGAGATACTTACCGCCTTGCGCACCCATGTCTGGCCGCTGCTCGAGCGCGACGAGGTCATGCCGATCATCGATCGGCACTATCCCGTCGAACGGGCAGAGCAGGCCATGGAGTATCTCGCGAGCGATGCGAGCCTGGGCAAGGTGCTGCTGTCGGTTGGGCAGGAAGGCTGA
- a CDS encoding tetratricopeptide repeat protein, translated as MTQASSLFTRLEYRLAEQLFHTPWLPRSPRTQRLTMHLFKRCADAGHIAALSLYGHMLFHRALSPQDKAKGARYVLQAAHGGDARAQYQAGAIYEHGCAQYPCRDDHAVTWYARAGEAGHPLAATRLAQAYRLGELSLAVDAQRAEYWQSLADQQVSGDDLEELLVAGTRH; from the coding sequence ATGACGCAGGCATCTTCACTGTTTACCCGTCTCGAGTATCGCCTGGCGGAGCAGCTTTTTCATACACCTTGGTTGCCGCGCTCGCCCCGCACGCAGCGCTTGACCATGCACTTGTTCAAGCGCTGCGCCGATGCGGGACATATCGCAGCGCTGTCACTTTATGGGCATATGCTGTTCCATCGCGCGCTGAGCCCCCAGGACAAGGCCAAAGGCGCCCGCTATGTACTCCAGGCCGCCCATGGCGGCGATGCGCGGGCCCAGTACCAAGCCGGTGCCATCTACGAGCATGGTTGCGCCCAGTATCCCTGTCGCGACGATCATGCCGTGACATGGTATGCGCGTGCCGGCGAGGCTGGCCACCCGCTGGCAGCGACGCGCCTGGCCCAGGCCTACCGGCTGGGGGAGTTGAGCCTGGCAGTGGATGCCCAGCGTGCCGAGTATTGGCAGTCCCTGGCGGACCAGCAGGTGTCGGGGGACGATCTGGAGGAGTTGCTCGTAGCCGGCACTCGCCACTGA
- a CDS encoding DUF3750 domain-containing protein, with protein sequence MRHPLRWLGGALLMLSLLLAGPFWLLATEQVALDRHWSSADRSSAGLAPEAHRDAPAVVQVYAARAFHWRGAFAVHTWIATKAAGESDYRLHHVLSWRRPTVVSGIDNPDRAWFGNPPELLADYRGEAAERLIPLIEAAVGDYPDPDQYRAWPGPNSNSFVAWIIREVPGLEVTLPVTAIGKDYLFDGVMATAPSGTGYQLAMGGLFGITLAREEGLEITLLGLSLGIDFLRPALKLPGIGRIGMPAPIKGER encoded by the coding sequence ATGAGACACCCCTTGCGCTGGCTGGGAGGGGCGCTGCTGATGCTGTCGCTACTTCTGGCCGGCCCCTTCTGGCTGTTGGCCACCGAACAGGTTGCCCTGGATCGTCACTGGTCGAGCGCCGATCGCAGCTCGGCGGGATTGGCCCCCGAGGCCCACCGCGACGCGCCGGCGGTGGTGCAGGTCTACGCCGCCCGCGCCTTCCACTGGCGAGGCGCCTTTGCCGTGCATACCTGGATCGCCACCAAGGCGGCGGGGGAGAGCGACTATCGACTGCACCACGTATTGAGCTGGCGTCGTCCGACGGTGGTGTCGGGGATCGATAATCCCGACCGGGCGTGGTTCGGCAACCCGCCCGAGCTGTTGGCGGACTATCGGGGCGAGGCGGCCGAGCGGCTGATTCCGCTGATCGAAGCCGCCGTGGGCGACTATCCCGATCCCGATCAGTATCGCGCCTGGCCGGGACCCAACAGCAACTCCTTCGTGGCATGGATCATCCGTGAAGTGCCGGGGCTCGAGGTCACCCTGCCAGTCACCGCCATCGGCAAGGATTATCTGTTCGATGGTGTGATGGCCACCGCACCGAGTGGCACGGGGTACCAGCTGGCGATGGGTGGGCTGTTCGGCATCACCCTCGCCAGGGAGGAGGGTCTTGAGATCACCCTGCTAGGGCTGAGCCTGGGAATCGACTTCCTGAGGCCTGCGCTGAAGCTGCCAGGCATTGGCCGTATCGGTATGCCGGCCCCGATCAAGGGGGAGAGGTAA
- a CDS encoding NADPH-dependent 2,4-dienoyl-CoA reductase: protein MTDYPNLFRPLELGTITLPNRVLMGSMHTNLEETPNGFARLAAFYAERARAGVGLIVTGGIAPNPAGAVFQGAAKLTTEEEALEHRHVTSAVHEAGGRICLQILHAGRYAYSPELVAPSAIQAPINPFEPRALSTREVEEQVEDYVRCARLAHDAGYDGVEVMGSEGYLINQFIVTRTNARDDVWGGTFENRIRFPVEIVRRIREALGPDFLLIFRLSMIDLVEEGSSWEEVVALGRAIEHAGASLINTGIGWHEARVPTIVTSVPRAVFTEVTRRMKAELSIPLITTNRINMPEVAERVLADGHADMVSMARPFLADPEWVLKAAEGRSQEINTCIACNQACLDHTFQGKLTSCLVNPRACHETELDLTPAEAPRDIAVVGGGPAGLATAVAAASRGHRVELFERSAELGGQFNYARKIPGKEEFDETLRYYKVMLGKLGVRVRLNSAADVHVLKAFDEVVLATGVQPRELDLPGIDHPRVMDYPAAITHPERVGPRVALIGAGGIGFDVAELLTHVDHPSFGPQAWCDEWGVDLQMESRGGLKAPRRPRTPRQVYLLQRKASKPGKGLGKTTGWVHRASLKHRDVETLAGCEYVKIDDAGLHVRVNGEPRLLEVDSIVICAGQESVRDLLEPLRASGVSVHVIGGAFEAAELDAKRAIDQGMRLAASL from the coding sequence GTGACCGACTACCCGAATCTGTTCCGCCCCCTGGAGCTTGGCACCATCACGCTTCCCAATCGGGTACTGATGGGCTCCATGCACACCAATCTGGAAGAGACGCCCAACGGCTTTGCCCGCCTCGCTGCTTTCTATGCCGAGCGCGCCAGGGCGGGGGTGGGGTTGATCGTCACGGGGGGCATAGCACCCAATCCCGCCGGAGCGGTTTTCCAGGGAGCGGCCAAGCTGACCACGGAGGAGGAGGCCTTGGAGCACCGCCACGTGACGAGTGCCGTGCATGAGGCGGGCGGCAGGATCTGCCTGCAGATCCTGCATGCCGGACGCTACGCCTACTCCCCCGAGCTCGTCGCGCCTTCGGCGATTCAGGCGCCGATCAATCCCTTCGAGCCGCGGGCGCTGAGCACTCGCGAGGTCGAGGAGCAGGTCGAGGATTACGTGCGTTGTGCCCGGCTCGCCCACGATGCGGGGTATGACGGTGTCGAAGTGATGGGTTCGGAAGGCTACCTGATCAACCAGTTCATCGTCACGCGCACCAATGCCCGAGATGACGTGTGGGGTGGGACGTTCGAGAACCGCATTCGCTTTCCGGTGGAGATCGTCAGGCGCATTCGCGAAGCGCTGGGTCCCGACTTTCTGTTGATCTTCCGCCTCTCGATGATCGACCTGGTCGAGGAGGGCAGTAGCTGGGAGGAGGTAGTGGCGCTTGGTCGTGCCATCGAGCACGCCGGCGCCAGCCTGATCAATACCGGCATCGGCTGGCACGAGGCACGGGTGCCGACCATCGTCACCAGCGTGCCGCGGGCGGTCTTTACCGAGGTCACCCGGCGCATGAAGGCGGAGCTGTCGATCCCGCTGATCACCACCAATCGCATCAACATGCCCGAGGTGGCGGAGCGGGTGCTCGCCGATGGCCATGCCGACATGGTATCGATGGCGCGCCCCTTCCTGGCTGATCCGGAGTGGGTGCTGAAGGCTGCCGAGGGGCGCAGTCAGGAGATCAATACCTGCATCGCCTGCAACCAGGCGTGCCTGGATCACACCTTCCAGGGCAAGCTCACCAGTTGTCTGGTCAATCCGCGTGCTTGCCACGAAACCGAGCTCGATCTGACACCCGCCGAGGCGCCGCGCGACATCGCCGTGGTGGGCGGTGGCCCGGCGGGGCTTGCCACGGCAGTGGCGGCGGCTAGCCGCGGCCACCGGGTGGAGCTGTTCGAGCGCAGCGCTGAGCTGGGGGGACAGTTCAACTATGCGCGCAAGATTCCCGGCAAGGAGGAGTTCGACGAGACGCTGCGTTACTACAAGGTGATGCTCGGCAAGCTTGGCGTGCGCGTGCGACTCAATAGCGCGGCGGACGTTCATGTGCTCAAGGCGTTCGACGAGGTGGTGCTGGCCACGGGTGTACAGCCCCGCGAACTCGATCTGCCGGGTATCGATCACCCGCGAGTGATGGACTACCCCGCTGCGATCACCCATCCCGAGCGCGTCGGCCCGCGTGTCGCCCTGATCGGCGCCGGCGGGATCGGTTTCGATGTCGCCGAACTCTTGACCCATGTCGACCACCCCAGCTTCGGCCCCCAGGCCTGGTGCGACGAGTGGGGGGTGGACCTCCAGATGGAGAGTCGTGGTGGCCTGAAGGCGCCCCGACGACCACGGACGCCACGCCAGGTCTATCTGCTGCAGCGCAAGGCCTCCAAACCCGGCAAGGGGCTTGGCAAGACGACGGGCTGGGTGCATCGGGCATCGCTCAAGCATCGCGATGTCGAGACCCTGGCCGGCTGCGAGTATGTAAAGATCGACGATGCCGGCCTGCATGTCCGGGTCAATGGTGAGCCGCGCCTGCTCGAGGTCGATAGCATCGTGATCTGCGCCGGTCAGGAGTCGGTGCGCGATCTGCTCGAGCCGCTACGCGCCAGCGGCGTCTCGGTGCATGTCATCGGTGGCGCCTTCGAGGCGGCAGAGCTCGATGCCAAGCGTGCCATCGATCAAGGCATGCGCCTGGCCGCCAGCCTGTAA